A genomic region of Colletes latitarsis isolate SP2378_abdomen chromosome 7, iyColLati1, whole genome shotgun sequence contains the following coding sequences:
- the Tms1 gene encoding serine incorporator TMS1 isoform X4 — MGLICSTAQLACLCGSTACSFCCSQCPTCRNSTSTRMMYALLLMLGTIAACITLAPGLQDALKKVPFCTDSTNYVPSTFTVDCESAVGYLAVYRICFIITLYFFLMSIIMIGVKSSKDPRAPIQNGFWAIKYLLIIGGIIGAFFIPEKSFGITWMYFGMIGGFLFIIIQLILIIVFAHSWADVWVGNYEDTESKGWYAALLGVTLFNYAVSITGVVLLFVYFTHPDNCSLNKFFISFNLILCVIASIVSILPSVQERYPRSGLLQSSIVSLYVIYLTWSGISNSPDEVCNPGFLQMFSPDDAAAHNRVTFDKESIIGLIIWFSCVLYSSLCNASKLSSEIIMSENVLIKDNGADYTPVEGRNPDSESGGEAKVWDNEEDKVAYDWSSFHLMFALATLYVMMTLTNWYQPNSNLNTFNSNAASMWVKIISSWMCLGLYVWTLVNRIAFPNRDFS, encoded by the exons ATGGGACTCATTTGTTCCACAGCACAG CTTGCCTGCTTGTGCGGCAGCACAGCGTGCAGTTTCTGTTGCTCTCAATGCCCGACATGTCGTAACAGCACAAGTACTCGTATGATGTATGCATTATTATTAATGCTAGGAACTATCGCCGCTTGCATTACATTGGCTCCCGGTTTACAAGATGCACTCAAAAAG GTACCGTTTTGTACTGACAGTACAAATTATGTTCCATCGACTTTCACTGTCGATTGCGAGTCTGCTGTTGGATATTTAGCGGTTTATAGGATATGTTTCATCATAACTCTTTATTTCTTTTTGATGTCTATCATAATGATCGGTGTAAAAAGTTCTAAAGATCCTCGGGCACCTATACAAAATGG ATTTTGGGCCATTAAATATCTTTTAATAATCGGTGGAATTATCGGAGCCTTTTTCATCCCTGAAAAATCATTTGGAATAACATGGATGTATTTCGGAATGATAGGtggttttctttttattattatccAATTGATTCTTATCATTGTTTTTGCCCATTCATGGGCCGACGTGTGGGTAGGTAATTACGAAGATACAGAATCAAAAGGATG gTATGCTGCGCTCTTGGGGGTAACATTGTTTAATTATGCTGTTTCTATCACGGGCGTTGTTTTACTCTTTGTATACTTTACCCAT CCAGACAACTGTtctttgaataaattttttatatctttCAACTTAATCTTGTGCGTGATTGCTAGTATTGTATCAATCCTCCCAAGTGTACAAGAACGTTATCCGCGTTCTGGTCTTCTTCAATCGTCTATCGTTTCACtgtatgttatttatttaacgTGGAGTGGAATTTCGAACAGTCCAG ACGAGGTGTGCAATCCTGGATTTTTGCAAATGTTTTCTCCCGACGATGCTGCTGCACATAATCGCGTTACTTTTGACAAAGAAAGCATTATCGGTTTAATTATCTGGTTTAGTTGTGTACTGTATAGCTCTTTATGCAATGCATCAAAATTATCATCAGAGATTATAATGTCTGAGAATGTTCTAATCAAGGATAATGGAGCAG ATTATACTCCAGTAGAAGGCCGAAATCCTGATTCGGAAAGTGGAGGCGAAGCTAAAGTTTGGGACAACGAAGAGGATAAAGTAGCTTACGATTGGAGTTCATTTCATCTAATGTTCGCTCTCGCTACGTTATACGTTATGATGACTCTTACCAACTGGTACCA ACCAAATTCCAATTTGAATACATTCAACTCCAATGCTGCTTCTATGTGGGTAAAAATTATATCCTCCTGGATGTGTTTGGGGCTGTACGTATGGACACTGGTCAATCGTA
- the Tms1 gene encoding serine incorporator TMS1 isoform X6: MGLICSTAQLACLCGSTACSFCCSQCPTCRNSTSTRMMYALLLMLGTIAACITLAPGLQDALKKVPFCTDSTNYVPSTFTVDCESAVGYLAVYRICFIITLYFFLMSIIMIGVKSSKDPRAPIQNGFWAIKYLLIIGGIIGAFFIPEKSFGITWMYFGMIGGFLFIIIQLILIIVFAHSWADVWVGNYEDTESKGWYAALLGVTLFNYAVSITGVVLLFVYFTHPDNCSLNKFFISFNLILCVIASIVSILPSVQERYPRSGLLQSSIVSLYVIYLTWSGISNSPDEVCNPGFLQMFSPDDAAAHNRVTFDKESIIGLIIWFSCVLYSSLCNASKLSSEIIMSENVLIKDNGAEGRNPDSESGGEAKVWDNEEDKVAYDWSSFHLMFALATLYVMMTLTNWYQPNSNLNTFNSNAASMWVKIISSWMCLGLYVWTLVNRIAFPNRDFS; this comes from the exons ATGGGACTCATTTGTTCCACAGCACAG CTTGCCTGCTTGTGCGGCAGCACAGCGTGCAGTTTCTGTTGCTCTCAATGCCCGACATGTCGTAACAGCACAAGTACTCGTATGATGTATGCATTATTATTAATGCTAGGAACTATCGCCGCTTGCATTACATTGGCTCCCGGTTTACAAGATGCACTCAAAAAG GTACCGTTTTGTACTGACAGTACAAATTATGTTCCATCGACTTTCACTGTCGATTGCGAGTCTGCTGTTGGATATTTAGCGGTTTATAGGATATGTTTCATCATAACTCTTTATTTCTTTTTGATGTCTATCATAATGATCGGTGTAAAAAGTTCTAAAGATCCTCGGGCACCTATACAAAATGG ATTTTGGGCCATTAAATATCTTTTAATAATCGGTGGAATTATCGGAGCCTTTTTCATCCCTGAAAAATCATTTGGAATAACATGGATGTATTTCGGAATGATAGGtggttttctttttattattatccAATTGATTCTTATCATTGTTTTTGCCCATTCATGGGCCGACGTGTGGGTAGGTAATTACGAAGATACAGAATCAAAAGGATG gTATGCTGCGCTCTTGGGGGTAACATTGTTTAATTATGCTGTTTCTATCACGGGCGTTGTTTTACTCTTTGTATACTTTACCCAT CCAGACAACTGTtctttgaataaattttttatatctttCAACTTAATCTTGTGCGTGATTGCTAGTATTGTATCAATCCTCCCAAGTGTACAAGAACGTTATCCGCGTTCTGGTCTTCTTCAATCGTCTATCGTTTCACtgtatgttatttatttaacgTGGAGTGGAATTTCGAACAGTCCAG ACGAGGTGTGCAATCCTGGATTTTTGCAAATGTTTTCTCCCGACGATGCTGCTGCACATAATCGCGTTACTTTTGACAAAGAAAGCATTATCGGTTTAATTATCTGGTTTAGTTGTGTACTGTATAGCTCTTTATGCAATGCATCAAAATTATCATCAGAGATTATAATGTCTGAGAATGTTCTAATCAAGGATAATGGAGCAG AAGGCCGAAATCCTGATTCGGAAAGTGGAGGCGAAGCTAAAGTTTGGGACAACGAAGAGGATAAAGTAGCTTACGATTGGAGTTCATTTCATCTAATGTTCGCTCTCGCTACGTTATACGTTATGATGACTCTTACCAACTGGTACCA ACCAAATTCCAATTTGAATACATTCAACTCCAATGCTGCTTCTATGTGGGTAAAAATTATATCCTCCTGGATGTGTTTGGGGCTGTACGTATGGACACTGGTCAATCGTA
- the Tms1 gene encoding serine incorporator TMS1 isoform X3, which yields MGLICSTAQLACLCGSTACSFCCSQCPTCRNSTSTRMMYALLLMLGTIAACITLAPGLQDALKKVPFCTDSTNYVPSTFTVDCESAVGYLAVYRICFIITLYFFLMSIIMIGVKSSKDPRAPIQNGFWAIKYLLIIGGIIGAFFIPEKSFGITWMYFGMIGGFLFIIIQLILIIVFAHSWADVWVGNYEDTESKGWYAALLGVTLFNYAVSITGVVLLFVYFTHPDNCSLNKFFISFNLILCVIASIVSILPSVQERYPRSGLLQSSIVSLYVIYLTWSGISNSPDEVCNPGFLQMFSPDDAAAHNRVTFDKESIIGLIIWFSCVLYSSLCNASKLSSEIIMSENVLIKDNGAVRNTADQCLINNEEGRNPDSESGGEAKVWDNEEDKVAYDWSSFHLMFALATLYVMMTLTNWYQPNSNLNTFNSNAASMWVKIISSWMCLGLYVWTLVNRIAFPNRDFS from the exons ATGGGACTCATTTGTTCCACAGCACAG CTTGCCTGCTTGTGCGGCAGCACAGCGTGCAGTTTCTGTTGCTCTCAATGCCCGACATGTCGTAACAGCACAAGTACTCGTATGATGTATGCATTATTATTAATGCTAGGAACTATCGCCGCTTGCATTACATTGGCTCCCGGTTTACAAGATGCACTCAAAAAG GTACCGTTTTGTACTGACAGTACAAATTATGTTCCATCGACTTTCACTGTCGATTGCGAGTCTGCTGTTGGATATTTAGCGGTTTATAGGATATGTTTCATCATAACTCTTTATTTCTTTTTGATGTCTATCATAATGATCGGTGTAAAAAGTTCTAAAGATCCTCGGGCACCTATACAAAATGG ATTTTGGGCCATTAAATATCTTTTAATAATCGGTGGAATTATCGGAGCCTTTTTCATCCCTGAAAAATCATTTGGAATAACATGGATGTATTTCGGAATGATAGGtggttttctttttattattatccAATTGATTCTTATCATTGTTTTTGCCCATTCATGGGCCGACGTGTGGGTAGGTAATTACGAAGATACAGAATCAAAAGGATG gTATGCTGCGCTCTTGGGGGTAACATTGTTTAATTATGCTGTTTCTATCACGGGCGTTGTTTTACTCTTTGTATACTTTACCCAT CCAGACAACTGTtctttgaataaattttttatatctttCAACTTAATCTTGTGCGTGATTGCTAGTATTGTATCAATCCTCCCAAGTGTACAAGAACGTTATCCGCGTTCTGGTCTTCTTCAATCGTCTATCGTTTCACtgtatgttatttatttaacgTGGAGTGGAATTTCGAACAGTCCAG ACGAGGTGTGCAATCCTGGATTTTTGCAAATGTTTTCTCCCGACGATGCTGCTGCACATAATCGCGTTACTTTTGACAAAGAAAGCATTATCGGTTTAATTATCTGGTTTAGTTGTGTACTGTATAGCTCTTTATGCAATGCATCAAAATTATCATCAGAGATTATAATGTCTGAGAATGTTCTAATCAAGGATAATGGAGCAG TCAGGAATACAGCAGACCAGTGTCTTATCAACAATGAAG AAGGCCGAAATCCTGATTCGGAAAGTGGAGGCGAAGCTAAAGTTTGGGACAACGAAGAGGATAAAGTAGCTTACGATTGGAGTTCATTTCATCTAATGTTCGCTCTCGCTACGTTATACGTTATGATGACTCTTACCAACTGGTACCA ACCAAATTCCAATTTGAATACATTCAACTCCAATGCTGCTTCTATGTGGGTAAAAATTATATCCTCCTGGATGTGTTTGGGGCTGTACGTATGGACACTGGTCAATCGTA
- the Tms1 gene encoding serine incorporator TMS1 isoform X1, translated as MGLICSTAQLACLCGSTACSFCCSQCPTCRNSTSTRMMYALLLMLGTIAACITLAPGLQDALKKVPFCTDSTNYVPSTFTVDCESAVGYLAVYRICFIITLYFFLMSIIMIGVKSSKDPRAPIQNGFWAIKYLLIIGGIIGAFFIPEKSFGITWMYFGMIGGFLFIIIQLILIIVFAHSWADVWVGNYEDTESKGWYAALLGVTLFNYAVSITGVVLLFVYFTHPDNCSLNKFFISFNLILCVIASIVSILPSVQERYPRSGLLQSSIVSLYVIYLTWSGISNSPDEVCNPGFLQMFSPDDAAAHNRVTFDKESIIGLIIWFSCVLYSSLCNASKLSSEIIMSENVLIKDNGAVRNTADQCLINNEDYTPVEGRNPDSESGGEAKVWDNEEDKVAYDWSSFHLMFALATLYVMMTLTNWYQPNSNLNTFNSNAASMWVKIISSWMCLGLYVWTLVNRIAFPNRDFS; from the exons ATGGGACTCATTTGTTCCACAGCACAG CTTGCCTGCTTGTGCGGCAGCACAGCGTGCAGTTTCTGTTGCTCTCAATGCCCGACATGTCGTAACAGCACAAGTACTCGTATGATGTATGCATTATTATTAATGCTAGGAACTATCGCCGCTTGCATTACATTGGCTCCCGGTTTACAAGATGCACTCAAAAAG GTACCGTTTTGTACTGACAGTACAAATTATGTTCCATCGACTTTCACTGTCGATTGCGAGTCTGCTGTTGGATATTTAGCGGTTTATAGGATATGTTTCATCATAACTCTTTATTTCTTTTTGATGTCTATCATAATGATCGGTGTAAAAAGTTCTAAAGATCCTCGGGCACCTATACAAAATGG ATTTTGGGCCATTAAATATCTTTTAATAATCGGTGGAATTATCGGAGCCTTTTTCATCCCTGAAAAATCATTTGGAATAACATGGATGTATTTCGGAATGATAGGtggttttctttttattattatccAATTGATTCTTATCATTGTTTTTGCCCATTCATGGGCCGACGTGTGGGTAGGTAATTACGAAGATACAGAATCAAAAGGATG gTATGCTGCGCTCTTGGGGGTAACATTGTTTAATTATGCTGTTTCTATCACGGGCGTTGTTTTACTCTTTGTATACTTTACCCAT CCAGACAACTGTtctttgaataaattttttatatctttCAACTTAATCTTGTGCGTGATTGCTAGTATTGTATCAATCCTCCCAAGTGTACAAGAACGTTATCCGCGTTCTGGTCTTCTTCAATCGTCTATCGTTTCACtgtatgttatttatttaacgTGGAGTGGAATTTCGAACAGTCCAG ACGAGGTGTGCAATCCTGGATTTTTGCAAATGTTTTCTCCCGACGATGCTGCTGCACATAATCGCGTTACTTTTGACAAAGAAAGCATTATCGGTTTAATTATCTGGTTTAGTTGTGTACTGTATAGCTCTTTATGCAATGCATCAAAATTATCATCAGAGATTATAATGTCTGAGAATGTTCTAATCAAGGATAATGGAGCAG TCAGGAATACAGCAGACCAGTGTCTTATCAACAATGAAG ATTATACTCCAGTAGAAGGCCGAAATCCTGATTCGGAAAGTGGAGGCGAAGCTAAAGTTTGGGACAACGAAGAGGATAAAGTAGCTTACGATTGGAGTTCATTTCATCTAATGTTCGCTCTCGCTACGTTATACGTTATGATGACTCTTACCAACTGGTACCA ACCAAATTCCAATTTGAATACATTCAACTCCAATGCTGCTTCTATGTGGGTAAAAATTATATCCTCCTGGATGTGTTTGGGGCTGTACGTATGGACACTGGTCAATCGTA
- the Tms1 gene encoding serine incorporator TMS1 isoform X5 → MGLICSTAQLACLCGSTACSFCCSQCPTCRNSTSTRMMYALLLMLGTIAACITLAPGLQDALKKVPFCTDSTNYVPSTFTVDCESAVGYLAVYRICFIITLYFFLMSIIMIGVKSSKDPRAPIQNGFWAIKYLLIIGGIIGAFFIPEKSFGITWMYFGMIGGFLFIIIQLILIIVFAHSWADVWVGNYEDTESKGWYAALLGVTLFNYAVSITGVVLLFVYFTHPDNCSLNKFFISFNLILCVIASIVSILPSVQERYPRSGLLQSSIVSLYVIYLTWSGISNSPDEVCNPGFLQMFSPDDAAAHNRVTFDKESIIGLIIWFSCVLYSSLCNASKLSSEIIMSENVLIKDNGAVEGRNPDSESGGEAKVWDNEEDKVAYDWSSFHLMFALATLYVMMTLTNWYQPNSNLNTFNSNAASMWVKIISSWMCLGLYVWTLVNRIAFPNRDFS, encoded by the exons ATGGGACTCATTTGTTCCACAGCACAG CTTGCCTGCTTGTGCGGCAGCACAGCGTGCAGTTTCTGTTGCTCTCAATGCCCGACATGTCGTAACAGCACAAGTACTCGTATGATGTATGCATTATTATTAATGCTAGGAACTATCGCCGCTTGCATTACATTGGCTCCCGGTTTACAAGATGCACTCAAAAAG GTACCGTTTTGTACTGACAGTACAAATTATGTTCCATCGACTTTCACTGTCGATTGCGAGTCTGCTGTTGGATATTTAGCGGTTTATAGGATATGTTTCATCATAACTCTTTATTTCTTTTTGATGTCTATCATAATGATCGGTGTAAAAAGTTCTAAAGATCCTCGGGCACCTATACAAAATGG ATTTTGGGCCATTAAATATCTTTTAATAATCGGTGGAATTATCGGAGCCTTTTTCATCCCTGAAAAATCATTTGGAATAACATGGATGTATTTCGGAATGATAGGtggttttctttttattattatccAATTGATTCTTATCATTGTTTTTGCCCATTCATGGGCCGACGTGTGGGTAGGTAATTACGAAGATACAGAATCAAAAGGATG gTATGCTGCGCTCTTGGGGGTAACATTGTTTAATTATGCTGTTTCTATCACGGGCGTTGTTTTACTCTTTGTATACTTTACCCAT CCAGACAACTGTtctttgaataaattttttatatctttCAACTTAATCTTGTGCGTGATTGCTAGTATTGTATCAATCCTCCCAAGTGTACAAGAACGTTATCCGCGTTCTGGTCTTCTTCAATCGTCTATCGTTTCACtgtatgttatttatttaacgTGGAGTGGAATTTCGAACAGTCCAG ACGAGGTGTGCAATCCTGGATTTTTGCAAATGTTTTCTCCCGACGATGCTGCTGCACATAATCGCGTTACTTTTGACAAAGAAAGCATTATCGGTTTAATTATCTGGTTTAGTTGTGTACTGTATAGCTCTTTATGCAATGCATCAAAATTATCATCAGAGATTATAATGTCTGAGAATGTTCTAATCAAGGATAATGGAGCAG TAGAAGGCCGAAATCCTGATTCGGAAAGTGGAGGCGAAGCTAAAGTTTGGGACAACGAAGAGGATAAAGTAGCTTACGATTGGAGTTCATTTCATCTAATGTTCGCTCTCGCTACGTTATACGTTATGATGACTCTTACCAACTGGTACCA ACCAAATTCCAATTTGAATACATTCAACTCCAATGCTGCTTCTATGTGGGTAAAAATTATATCCTCCTGGATGTGTTTGGGGCTGTACGTATGGACACTGGTCAATCGTA
- the Tms1 gene encoding serine incorporator TMS1 isoform X2, with translation MGLICSTAQLACLCGSTACSFCCSQCPTCRNSTSTRMMYALLLMLGTIAACITLAPGLQDALKKVPFCTDSTNYVPSTFTVDCESAVGYLAVYRICFIITLYFFLMSIIMIGVKSSKDPRAPIQNGFWAIKYLLIIGGIIGAFFIPEKSFGITWMYFGMIGGFLFIIIQLILIIVFAHSWADVWVGNYEDTESKGWYAALLGVTLFNYAVSITGVVLLFVYFTHPDNCSLNKFFISFNLILCVIASIVSILPSVQERYPRSGLLQSSIVSLYVIYLTWSGISNSPDEVCNPGFLQMFSPDDAAAHNRVTFDKESIIGLIIWFSCVLYSSLCNASKLSSEIIMSENVLIKDNGAVRNTADQCLINNEVEGRNPDSESGGEAKVWDNEEDKVAYDWSSFHLMFALATLYVMMTLTNWYQPNSNLNTFNSNAASMWVKIISSWMCLGLYVWTLVNRIAFPNRDFS, from the exons ATGGGACTCATTTGTTCCACAGCACAG CTTGCCTGCTTGTGCGGCAGCACAGCGTGCAGTTTCTGTTGCTCTCAATGCCCGACATGTCGTAACAGCACAAGTACTCGTATGATGTATGCATTATTATTAATGCTAGGAACTATCGCCGCTTGCATTACATTGGCTCCCGGTTTACAAGATGCACTCAAAAAG GTACCGTTTTGTACTGACAGTACAAATTATGTTCCATCGACTTTCACTGTCGATTGCGAGTCTGCTGTTGGATATTTAGCGGTTTATAGGATATGTTTCATCATAACTCTTTATTTCTTTTTGATGTCTATCATAATGATCGGTGTAAAAAGTTCTAAAGATCCTCGGGCACCTATACAAAATGG ATTTTGGGCCATTAAATATCTTTTAATAATCGGTGGAATTATCGGAGCCTTTTTCATCCCTGAAAAATCATTTGGAATAACATGGATGTATTTCGGAATGATAGGtggttttctttttattattatccAATTGATTCTTATCATTGTTTTTGCCCATTCATGGGCCGACGTGTGGGTAGGTAATTACGAAGATACAGAATCAAAAGGATG gTATGCTGCGCTCTTGGGGGTAACATTGTTTAATTATGCTGTTTCTATCACGGGCGTTGTTTTACTCTTTGTATACTTTACCCAT CCAGACAACTGTtctttgaataaattttttatatctttCAACTTAATCTTGTGCGTGATTGCTAGTATTGTATCAATCCTCCCAAGTGTACAAGAACGTTATCCGCGTTCTGGTCTTCTTCAATCGTCTATCGTTTCACtgtatgttatttatttaacgTGGAGTGGAATTTCGAACAGTCCAG ACGAGGTGTGCAATCCTGGATTTTTGCAAATGTTTTCTCCCGACGATGCTGCTGCACATAATCGCGTTACTTTTGACAAAGAAAGCATTATCGGTTTAATTATCTGGTTTAGTTGTGTACTGTATAGCTCTTTATGCAATGCATCAAAATTATCATCAGAGATTATAATGTCTGAGAATGTTCTAATCAAGGATAATGGAGCAG TCAGGAATACAGCAGACCAGTGTCTTATCAACAATGAAG TAGAAGGCCGAAATCCTGATTCGGAAAGTGGAGGCGAAGCTAAAGTTTGGGACAACGAAGAGGATAAAGTAGCTTACGATTGGAGTTCATTTCATCTAATGTTCGCTCTCGCTACGTTATACGTTATGATGACTCTTACCAACTGGTACCA ACCAAATTCCAATTTGAATACATTCAACTCCAATGCTGCTTCTATGTGGGTAAAAATTATATCCTCCTGGATGTGTTTGGGGCTGTACGTATGGACACTGGTCAATCGTA